In a genomic window of Mycolicibacter heraklionensis:
- the dnaA gene encoding chromosomal replication initiator protein DnaA — protein MSEDPGTAFLSLWDEVVAELNGDAPPTNGSAPTLTPQQKAWLKLVHPLAIVEGFALLAVPSSFVQNEIERHLRAQITEALSRRLGHAIELGVRISPQAADEQPSTSNTDGAADVRADEEDDETTDVEYDWPNYFTERPSDDSPTADGASLNRRYTFDTFVIGTSNRFAHAAALAIAEAPARAYNPLFIWGESGLGKTHLLHAAGNYTQRLFPGMRVKYVSTEEFTNDFINSLRDDRKVAFKRSYRDIDVLLVDDIQFIEGKEGIQEEFFHTFNTLHNANKQIVITSDRAPKQLATLEDRLRTRFEWGLITDVQPPDLETRIAILRKKAQMERLDVPGDVLELIATSIERNIRELEGALIRVTAFASLNKTPIDRSLAEIVLRDLIADASTMQISAAIIMAVIAEYFDTSVEELRGPGKTRPLAQSRQIAMYLCRELTDLSLPKIGQAFGRDHTTVMYAERKIRGEMAERREVFDQVKELTTRIRQRAKR, from the coding sequence TTGAGTGAGGACCCCGGCACTGCGTTCCTCAGTCTCTGGGACGAGGTAGTAGCCGAACTCAACGGTGACGCCCCACCAACCAACGGTTCGGCCCCAACCCTGACTCCACAGCAGAAGGCCTGGCTCAAACTCGTCCACCCGCTGGCCATCGTTGAGGGCTTCGCCCTGTTGGCGGTTCCGAGCAGCTTCGTCCAGAACGAGATCGAACGGCATCTGCGTGCCCAGATCACCGAGGCGCTCAGCCGGCGCCTCGGTCACGCCATCGAGCTCGGTGTTCGGATCTCGCCACAAGCCGCCGACGAGCAACCCAGCACCTCGAACACCGACGGTGCCGCCGACGTCCGCGCCGACGAAGAGGACGACGAGACCACCGACGTCGAATACGACTGGCCCAACTATTTCACCGAACGACCCAGTGATGACTCGCCCACGGCCGACGGTGCGAGCCTCAACCGGCGCTACACCTTCGACACCTTCGTCATCGGAACCTCCAACCGATTCGCCCACGCCGCCGCCTTGGCCATCGCCGAAGCACCGGCGCGTGCCTACAACCCGCTCTTCATCTGGGGTGAGTCCGGACTGGGCAAGACCCATCTATTACACGCGGCCGGCAACTACACCCAGCGGCTCTTCCCCGGGATGCGCGTCAAGTACGTCTCCACCGAAGAGTTCACGAACGACTTCATCAACTCTCTTCGTGACGACCGCAAGGTCGCGTTCAAGCGCAGCTACCGCGACATCGACGTGCTGCTGGTCGACGACATCCAGTTCATCGAGGGGAAAGAAGGTATCCAGGAAGAGTTCTTCCATACCTTCAATACTCTGCACAACGCCAACAAGCAGATCGTGATCACGTCCGATCGGGCGCCCAAACAGCTTGCCACCCTGGAAGATCGGCTTCGCACTCGTTTCGAATGGGGCTTGATCACCGACGTCCAGCCGCCGGATCTGGAGACCCGGATCGCCATTTTGCGCAAGAAGGCGCAGATGGAGCGCCTCGACGTGCCGGGCGACGTGCTCGAACTCATCGCCACCAGCATCGAGCGGAACATCCGGGAACTCGAGGGCGCGCTGATCCGAGTCACCGCATTTGCCTCGCTCAACAAGACCCCGATCGACCGGTCCTTGGCCGAGATCGTGTTGCGTGACCTGATCGCCGACGCCAGCACCATGCAGATCAGCGCCGCGATCATCATGGCGGTGATCGCCGAGTACTTCGACACCTCAGTTGAGGAACTGCGCGGTCCCGGCAAGACCCGACCGCTGGCGCAGTCCCGCCAGATTGCGATGTATCTGTGCCGCGAACTGACCGACCTGTCGCTGCCCAAGATCGGCCAGGCATTCGGCCGTGATCACACCACCGTGATGTATGCCGAGCGCAAGATCCGCGGCGAGATGGCCGAGCGTCGTGAGGTCTTCGATCAAGTCAAAGAGCTCACCACCCGGATCCGGCAGCGCGCCAAGCGCTGA
- the dnaN gene encoding DNA polymerase III subunit beta: MDAATTNAGLTDLKFRLDRDDFADAVAWVAKSLPARPTVPLLAGVLLTGSDNGLTVSGFDYEVSAEVQLAAEIASPGSVLVSGRLLSDITRALPAKPVEVQVEATRVSLTCGNARFSLPTMTVEDYPTLPTLPDETGVLSADVFAEAIGQVAVAAGRDDTLPMLTGIRVEISGNTVVLAATDRFRLAVRELSWTAAPGTEAAVLVPAKTLAEAAKASSDGNEVHLALGAGAAVGNEGLLGITSAGKRSTTRLLDAEFPKFRQLLPSEHLAVATIGVAELTEAIKRVALVADRGAQVRMELSEGTLRLSAGAEDVGRAEEDLPIDFVGEPLTIAFNPTYLTDGLGSLHSEKVSMGFTDPKKPAVLRPASAEDPALIGDGPFPAVPSDYVYLLMPVRLPG, encoded by the coding sequence ATGGACGCGGCGACCACGAACGCGGGTCTGACCGACTTGAAGTTCCGCCTGGACCGGGATGACTTCGCTGACGCGGTGGCGTGGGTGGCGAAGTCTTTGCCGGCCCGGCCTACCGTGCCACTGCTGGCCGGGGTGCTGCTGACCGGTTCCGACAACGGCCTGACGGTGTCCGGATTCGACTACGAAGTCTCCGCTGAAGTTCAGCTGGCCGCTGAGATCGCTTCTCCGGGAAGCGTTTTGGTGTCCGGTCGACTGCTTTCGGATATCACCAGGGCACTCCCCGCCAAGCCGGTCGAAGTCCAGGTCGAGGCCACCCGGGTCTCTTTGACCTGTGGTAACGCACGATTCTCGCTGCCGACCATGACGGTCGAGGACTACCCCACCCTGCCGACCCTGCCCGACGAGACCGGTGTGTTGTCCGCAGATGTGTTCGCCGAGGCCATCGGCCAGGTAGCCGTGGCGGCCGGCCGCGACGACACGTTGCCCATGTTGACCGGCATACGTGTCGAAATCTCTGGTAATACAGTGGTTTTGGCAGCGACCGACCGCTTCCGTCTGGCGGTCCGAGAGTTGAGTTGGACCGCGGCACCAGGTACCGAAGCCGCGGTACTGGTTCCGGCCAAAACTCTCGCCGAAGCGGCGAAGGCCAGCAGCGACGGCAACGAGGTGCACCTGGCTCTGGGAGCTGGGGCGGCGGTCGGCAACGAGGGGCTGTTGGGAATCACCAGCGCTGGAAAGCGCAGCACCACCCGACTGCTGGATGCGGAATTCCCGAAGTTCCGGCAGCTATTGCCCAGCGAACATCTCGCGGTAGCGACCATCGGTGTGGCCGAGCTTACCGAAGCGATCAAGCGTGTGGCGTTGGTGGCTGACCGGGGTGCGCAGGTGCGCATGGAGTTGTCCGAGGGCACCCTGCGCCTTTCGGCGGGCGCCGAAGATGTCGGCCGCGCCGAGGAGGATCTGCCGATCGACTTCGTCGGCGAGCCGTTGACCATCGCGTTCAACCCGACCTACCTCACGGACGGCTTGGGTTCGCTGCACAGCGAGAAGGTGTCGATGGGTTTCACCGATCCGAAGAAACCCGCGGTGCTGCGCCCCGCCAGTGCGGAGGATCCGGCGCTGATCGGTGATGGTCCGTTCCCGGCGGTGCCGTCGGATTACGTCTACCTGTTGATGCCGGTTCGCCTGCCCGGCTGA
- the recF gene encoding DNA replication/repair protein RecF (All proteins in this family for which functions are known are DNA-binding proteins that assist the filamentation of RecA onto DNA for the initiation of recombination or recombinational repair.) yields the protein MYVRHVGLRDFRSWAHVDLELEPGATVLVGPNGFGKTNLVEALWYSSTLGSHRVATDAPLIRSGATRAVVSTIVVNEGRELAVDLEIAAGRANKVRLNRAPVRHAREVIGVLRAVLFAPEDLALVRGDPGERRRYLDELASVRRPRIAAVRADYDKVLRQRTALLKSAPGALHRGDRAVLDTLDVWDSQLALHGAELMAARIELVNQLAPEVEKAYQLLAPGTRTAAVAYRPKLEIALGAENQGAAELQEALLAELARRRSAELDRGVCLVGPHRDELELRLGDRPVKGFASHGESWSMALALRLASYELLRSEGAEPVLLLDDVFAELDAARRRALAGVAASAEQVLITAAVPDDIPADWQARQIRIAVTEGDEGRVSELVGGIP from the coding sequence GTGTATGTCCGCCACGTGGGCCTGCGGGATTTCCGGTCCTGGGCGCACGTCGACCTGGAACTGGAACCGGGCGCGACGGTGCTGGTCGGGCCGAACGGCTTCGGGAAGACCAATCTTGTCGAAGCACTGTGGTATTCATCCACTTTGGGTTCACACCGGGTGGCCACGGACGCGCCACTGATTCGATCCGGCGCCACTCGCGCGGTGGTTTCTACGATCGTGGTGAACGAGGGCCGCGAACTGGCGGTTGATCTGGAGATCGCCGCAGGCCGAGCCAACAAGGTGCGGCTCAACCGCGCCCCGGTGCGGCACGCCCGTGAAGTCATAGGGGTACTGCGCGCGGTGTTGTTCGCCCCGGAAGACCTGGCGCTGGTGCGCGGAGATCCCGGTGAGCGCCGCCGCTACCTCGACGAGTTGGCAAGCGTGCGCCGTCCGCGGATCGCCGCGGTGCGGGCCGACTATGACAAGGTGCTGCGACAACGCACCGCACTGCTCAAGAGTGCGCCGGGTGCACTGCATCGCGGTGACCGAGCGGTGCTCGACACCCTCGACGTGTGGGATTCCCAATTGGCCCTGCACGGTGCGGAGCTGATGGCCGCCCGGATCGAGCTGGTCAACCAGTTGGCGCCGGAAGTCGAGAAGGCCTACCAACTGCTGGCGCCCGGGACCAGGACCGCCGCCGTGGCCTATCGGCCAAAACTGGAGATCGCCCTCGGTGCGGAGAACCAGGGCGCGGCCGAACTACAAGAGGCCCTGCTCGCCGAGTTGGCGCGCCGCCGCAGCGCGGAGTTGGACCGCGGCGTGTGCTTGGTGGGCCCGCACCGCGATGAGTTGGAGTTGCGGCTCGGCGACCGGCCGGTGAAAGGCTTTGCCAGCCACGGTGAGTCGTGGTCGATGGCCCTGGCGCTGCGATTGGCTTCCTATGAACTCCTCCGTAGTGAGGGTGCCGAACCAGTGCTGCTGCTCGATGACGTCTTCGCGGAATTGGACGCGGCGCGGCGCCGGGCGCTGGCCGGCGTCGCCGCGTCGGCCGAACAGGTCTTGATCACCGCGGCCGTCCCGGACGACATCCCCGCCGACTGGCAAGCCCGCCAGATTCGGATCGCCGTCACCGAAGGCGACGAGGGCAGGGTGTCGGAATTGGTTGGTGGCATTCCGTGA
- a CDS encoding DUF721 family protein, translated as MTDFDESKDEPALQPPAHLAGLTGMDLVRRTLAEAREAARSQGKDVGQGRRAPLRRRTPATGGGRRSWSGPGPDRRDPQTLGAATRDLAQSRGWSAQVAEGTVLGQWRSVVGDDIASHATPTRLSDGVLSVVAESTAWATQLRLVQAQLLAKIAAAVGDGVVKTLKITGPTAPSWRKGPLHVSGRGPRDTYG; from the coding sequence GTGACCGACTTCGACGAGTCGAAGGACGAACCGGCTCTGCAGCCACCGGCGCACCTGGCCGGGCTGACTGGCATGGATCTTGTTCGCCGGACCCTTGCCGAAGCGCGCGAAGCGGCCCGCAGCCAGGGCAAAGACGTCGGGCAGGGACGCCGCGCCCCGCTGCGCCGCCGTACCCCGGCTACCGGTGGCGGTCGCCGCAGCTGGTCGGGGCCGGGACCGGATCGGCGTGATCCCCAGACCCTGGGCGCGGCCACCCGCGATCTTGCGCAGTCCCGAGGATGGTCAGCACAAGTGGCCGAAGGCACGGTGCTGGGACAGTGGCGTTCGGTGGTCGGTGACGACATCGCCTCGCACGCAACCCCGACCCGGCTCTCCGACGGTGTGCTCAGCGTCGTGGCCGAATCGACCGCCTGGGCCACCCAGTTGCGCCTGGTCCAGGCCCAGTTGCTGGCCAAGATCGCCGCCGCCGTCGGTGACGGCGTGGTCAAGACCCTGAAGATCACCGGTCCGACCGCGCCGTCGTGGCGCAAAGGACCGTTGCACGTCTCGGGCCGGGGACCGCGCGACACCTACGGCTGA
- the gyrB gene encoding DNA topoisomerase (ATP-hydrolyzing) subunit B gives MLTCEPEESSPTVAAQNKYGADSIKVLEGLEAVRKRPGMYIGSTGERGLHHLIWEVVDNAVDEAMAGFASKVTVRILEDGGVEVTDDGRGIPVAMHATGVPTVDVVMTVLHAGGKFEEGAYSVSGGLHGVGVSVVNALSTRLEADIFRDGYEWFQTYDKSVPGTLRKGEKSKKTGTTIRFWADPDIFETTTYDFETVARRLQEMAFLNKGLTIDLTDERVRVEEVVDEVVSDTAEAPKTAEEQAAEAVAPHKVKHRVFHYPGGLRDFVQHINRSKTAIHPTIVDFDGKGTGHEVEIALQWNGGYSESVHTFANTINTAEGGTHEEGFRSALTSVVNKYAKDKKLLKDKDPNLTGDDIREGLAAVISVKVSQPQFEGQTKTKLGNTEVKSFVQKVCNEQLGHWFEANPAEAKTIINKAVSSAQARMAARKARELVRRKSATDLGGLPGKLADCRSNDPSKSELYVVEGDSAGGSAKSGRDSMFQAILPLRGKIINVEKARIDRVLKNNEVQAIITALGTGIHDEFDISKLRYHKIVLMADADVDGQHISTLLLTLLFRFMRPLVEHGHVFLAQPPLYKLKWQRGNEAEFAYSDRERDGLLEAGKAAGKKINMDDGIQRYKGLGEMDAKELWETTMDPSVRVLRQITLDDAAAADELFSILMGEDVEARRSFITRNAKDVRFLDV, from the coding sequence ATGCTGACTTGCGAACCTGAGGAGAGCTCCCCGACCGTGGCTGCCCAAAACAAGTATGGTGCCGATTCGATCAAGGTTCTCGAAGGCCTCGAAGCAGTCCGCAAAAGACCCGGTATGTACATCGGCTCCACCGGTGAACGCGGTCTACACCACCTGATCTGGGAGGTGGTCGACAACGCGGTCGACGAGGCCATGGCCGGGTTCGCCTCCAAGGTGACGGTGCGCATCCTCGAAGACGGCGGCGTCGAGGTCACCGATGACGGTCGTGGCATCCCGGTGGCGATGCACGCCACCGGCGTACCGACGGTGGACGTCGTCATGACCGTGCTGCACGCCGGCGGAAAATTCGAAGAAGGCGCCTACAGCGTCTCCGGCGGTTTGCACGGCGTCGGCGTCTCGGTGGTCAACGCGCTGTCGACCCGCCTGGAAGCCGACATCTTCCGGGACGGTTACGAGTGGTTCCAGACCTACGACAAGTCGGTGCCAGGAACCCTGCGCAAGGGTGAGAAGAGCAAGAAGACCGGCACCACCATCCGATTCTGGGCTGATCCGGACATCTTCGAAACCACCACCTACGACTTCGAGACGGTCGCGCGGCGCCTGCAGGAGATGGCGTTCCTCAACAAGGGCCTGACCATCGACCTGACCGACGAGCGGGTGCGGGTCGAAGAGGTCGTCGACGAGGTGGTCAGCGACACCGCCGAAGCCCCGAAGACCGCCGAGGAACAGGCCGCCGAGGCCGTCGCCCCGCACAAGGTCAAGCACCGTGTCTTCCACTACCCGGGCGGCCTGCGCGATTTCGTTCAACACATCAACCGCAGCAAGACCGCGATTCACCCGACCATCGTCGACTTCGACGGCAAGGGAACCGGACACGAAGTCGAGATCGCTCTGCAGTGGAACGGTGGTTACTCGGAGTCGGTGCACACCTTCGCCAACACGATCAACACCGCCGAGGGCGGAACGCATGAAGAGGGCTTCCGGTCGGCGTTGACCAGCGTCGTCAACAAATACGCCAAAGACAAGAAGCTGCTCAAGGACAAAGACCCCAACCTCACCGGCGACGACATCCGGGAGGGTCTGGCCGCGGTCATCTCGGTGAAGGTGTCTCAGCCGCAGTTCGAGGGCCAGACCAAGACCAAGCTGGGCAACACCGAGGTCAAGTCGTTCGTGCAGAAGGTCTGCAATGAGCAACTCGGCCACTGGTTCGAGGCCAACCCTGCCGAAGCCAAGACCATCATCAACAAGGCGGTCTCCTCGGCGCAGGCTCGGATGGCCGCCCGCAAGGCCCGAGAACTGGTGCGGCGCAAGAGCGCTACGGATCTGGGCGGCCTTCCCGGCAAGCTGGCCGACTGCCGCTCCAACGACCCAAGCAAGTCCGAACTGTATGTGGTGGAGGGTGATTCGGCCGGCGGCTCGGCCAAGAGCGGCCGGGACTCGATGTTCCAGGCGATCCTGCCGCTGCGCGGCAAGATCATCAACGTCGAGAAGGCACGCATCGACCGCGTCCTGAAGAACAACGAGGTCCAGGCGATCATCACCGCCCTGGGCACCGGTATTCACGACGAGTTCGACATCTCCAAGCTGCGCTATCACAAGATCGTGCTGATGGCCGACGCCGACGTCGACGGCCAGCACATCTCGACACTGCTGCTCACCCTGCTGTTCCGTTTCATGCGGCCGCTGGTGGAGCACGGACACGTGTTCTTGGCGCAGCCGCCGCTGTACAAGCTCAAGTGGCAGCGCGGTAACGAGGCCGAATTCGCCTACTCCGACCGCGAACGCGACGGTCTGCTCGAGGCCGGCAAGGCCGCCGGCAAGAAGATCAACATGGACGACGGCATCCAGCGCTACAAGGGTCTCGGCGAGATGGACGCCAAGGAGCTGTGGGAAACCACGATGGACCCCAGTGTGCGGGTGCTGCGTCAGATCACCCTCGACGACGCCGCCGCAGCGGACGAGCTGTTCTCGATCCTGATGGGCGAGGACGTTGAGGCCCGGCGCAGTTTTATCACGCGGAACGCGAAAGACGTGCGTTTCCTGGATGTTTAG
- the gyrA gene encoding intein-containing DNA gyrase subunit A: MTDTTLPPGDDSVDRIEPVDIQQEMQRSYIDYAMSVIVGRALPEVRDGLKPVHRRVLYAMYDSGFRPDRSHAKSARSVAETMGNYHPHGDASIYDTLVRMAQPWSLRYPLVDGQGNFGSPGNDPAAAMRYCVTGEALVRLPFGQSVRIGDVVQGARPNSDNDVELKVLDRHGNPVVADRLFHSGEHETYRVRTAEGYEVTGTANHPLLCLVDVGGVPTLLWKLVEEIRPGDHVALQRTPPTEFGPADWVTTMEALLAGAFVSEGFVSENRAGFNNLDADYFGMVVAAYDAVVGGNRYVSQRIIRSGSLLHELDVQNLADLKRSRLAELIGQRSADKSVPDWIWQTPVAAKRAFLQALFEGDGSCSALPRNTIQVSYSTRSERLARDVQQMLLEFGVVSKRYRHATGEHKVVITNRSQAELFASQIGFGGVKQEKLVGILSSLPPCAGRDGDHVPGLAEFIRTHCGSRWVDKEWLHKHNIDSLSRWRQQGAEILSHIADPDVRAIASELTDGRFYYAAVESIAGAGVQPVYSLRVDTEDHAFVTNGFVSHNTEARLTPLAMEMLREIDEETVDFVPNYDGRVQEPTVLPSRFPNLLANGSGGIAVGMATNIPPHNLRELAEAVFWCLDNHEADEESTLEAVMERVKGPDFPTSGLIVGSQGISDAYRTGRGSIRMRGVVEIEEDSRGRSLLVITELPYQVNHDNFITSIAEQVRDGKLVGIANIEDQSSDRVGLRIVVEIKRDAVAKVVLNNLYKHTQLQTSFGANMLSIVDGVPRTLRLDQMIRYYVAHQLDVIVRRTTYRLRKANERAHILRGLVKALDALDEVIALIRRSETVDVARQGLIELLDIDDIQAQAILDMQLRRLAALERQKIIDDLAKIEAEIADLEDILAKPERQRAIVHDELAEIVEKHGDDRRTRIIPADGDVADEDLIAREDVVVTITETGYAKRTKTDLYRSQKRGGKGVQGAGLKQDDIVAHFFVCSTHDWILFFTTQGRVYRAKAYDLPEALRTARGQHVANLLAFQPEERIAQVIQIKSYEDAPYLVLATRNGLVKKSKLTDFDSNRSGGIVAINLRDGDELVGAMLCSAEDDLLLVSALGQSIRFSATDEALRPMGRATSGVQGMRFNAEDYLLSLNVVREGTYLLVATAGGYAKRTAIEEYTTQGRGGKGILTVQYDKRRGRLVGALIVDDESELYAITSGGGVIRTAARQVRKAGRQTKGVRLMNLGEGDTLIAIARNADEEAADEDSGS; the protein is encoded by the coding sequence ATGACAGACACCACGCTGCCACCCGGAGACGACTCGGTAGACCGGATCGAGCCGGTCGACATCCAACAGGAGATGCAGCGCAGCTACATCGACTACGCCATGAGCGTGATCGTGGGCCGTGCCCTTCCCGAAGTTCGTGACGGTCTCAAGCCGGTGCACCGCCGGGTGCTCTACGCGATGTACGACTCCGGATTCCGGCCGGACCGCAGCCACGCGAAATCCGCACGGTCGGTTGCCGAAACGATGGGTAACTACCACCCGCACGGTGACGCCTCGATCTACGACACCCTGGTCCGGATGGCCCAGCCCTGGTCGCTGCGCTACCCCCTGGTCGACGGTCAGGGCAACTTCGGGTCGCCGGGTAACGACCCCGCGGCCGCCATGCGTTACTGCGTCACCGGTGAGGCACTGGTGCGGTTGCCTTTCGGCCAGTCGGTGCGCATCGGCGATGTGGTGCAGGGCGCCCGGCCCAACTCCGACAATGACGTCGAGTTGAAGGTTCTGGACCGACACGGCAACCCGGTGGTCGCCGATCGACTGTTCCACTCCGGTGAGCATGAGACGTACCGTGTGCGAACCGCCGAGGGCTATGAAGTCACCGGTACGGCAAACCACCCGTTGCTCTGCCTCGTTGACGTCGGCGGCGTACCCACTCTGCTGTGGAAGTTGGTTGAGGAGATCCGTCCCGGCGATCACGTTGCGCTGCAACGGACGCCGCCGACCGAGTTCGGTCCGGCAGACTGGGTCACGACCATGGAAGCCCTGTTGGCGGGCGCATTCGTCAGCGAAGGCTTCGTGTCCGAGAACCGCGCCGGCTTCAACAACCTCGACGCCGACTACTTCGGCATGGTTGTTGCCGCCTACGACGCTGTCGTTGGCGGCAATCGATATGTGTCGCAGCGCATCATCAGGTCGGGTTCGTTGCTGCATGAGCTCGACGTCCAGAACCTCGCCGACCTGAAGCGGTCACGGCTGGCAGAGCTCATTGGCCAGCGATCAGCGGATAAATCGGTCCCGGACTGGATTTGGCAGACCCCTGTGGCCGCCAAGCGAGCGTTCCTGCAGGCGTTGTTCGAAGGCGATGGGTCTTGCTCGGCGCTGCCCCGCAATACGATTCAGGTGTCGTACTCCACGCGCAGCGAGCGGCTTGCCAGGGATGTGCAGCAGATGCTGCTGGAGTTCGGCGTGGTGTCCAAGCGGTACCGGCACGCCACCGGAGAGCACAAGGTCGTCATCACCAACCGGAGCCAGGCCGAACTGTTCGCAAGCCAAATCGGCTTCGGCGGCGTCAAGCAGGAGAAGCTGGTCGGCATCCTGTCATCCCTGCCGCCGTGTGCCGGCAGGGACGGAGATCATGTTCCGGGCCTGGCGGAGTTCATCCGCACGCATTGCGGCAGCCGATGGGTCGACAAGGAATGGTTGCACAAGCACAACATCGACAGCCTCTCTCGTTGGCGGCAACAGGGCGCTGAGATTTTGAGTCATATAGCCGACCCGGATGTTCGTGCTATCGCTTCCGAACTGACCGATGGGCGTTTCTACTATGCCGCGGTCGAGTCGATCGCCGGGGCGGGTGTCCAGCCAGTCTACAGCCTGCGAGTGGACACCGAGGACCATGCGTTCGTCACCAACGGGTTCGTCAGCCACAACACCGAGGCCCGGCTGACCCCGCTGGCCATGGAGATGCTGCGCGAAATCGACGAGGAAACAGTCGATTTCGTTCCGAACTACGACGGCCGGGTGCAGGAGCCGACCGTGCTGCCCAGCAGGTTCCCGAACCTGCTGGCCAACGGTTCCGGCGGTATCGCGGTCGGTATGGCGACCAACATCCCACCGCACAACCTGCGGGAACTCGCCGAGGCGGTGTTCTGGTGCCTGGACAACCACGAAGCCGATGAAGAGAGCACCCTGGAAGCGGTGATGGAGCGGGTCAAGGGCCCGGACTTCCCCACCTCCGGCCTGATCGTCGGTTCCCAGGGCATCAGCGACGCCTACCGCACGGGCCGGGGTTCCATCCGGATGCGCGGTGTGGTCGAAATCGAGGAGGACTCGCGCGGGCGGTCCCTGCTGGTCATCACCGAGCTGCCGTACCAGGTGAACCACGACAACTTCATCACGTCGATCGCCGAGCAGGTGCGCGACGGAAAGTTGGTGGGAATCGCCAACATTGAAGACCAGAGTAGCGACCGGGTGGGTCTGCGCATCGTCGTGGAGATCAAGCGCGACGCCGTGGCGAAGGTGGTGCTGAACAACCTCTACAAGCACACCCAGCTGCAGACCAGCTTCGGTGCCAACATGCTCTCGATCGTCGACGGCGTGCCGCGCACCCTGCGGCTGGACCAGATGATCCGGTACTACGTGGCCCACCAGCTCGACGTGATCGTGCGGCGCACCACCTACCGGCTGCGCAAGGCCAACGAACGGGCCCACATTCTGCGCGGCCTGGTCAAGGCGCTCGACGCCCTGGACGAAGTCATCGCGTTGATCCGCCGGTCGGAGACCGTCGACGTGGCCCGCCAAGGGTTGATCGAACTGCTCGACATCGATGACATTCAGGCGCAAGCGATCCTGGACATGCAGCTGCGCCGGCTGGCCGCGCTGGAACGCCAGAAGATCATCGACGACCTGGCCAAGATCGAAGCCGAGATCGCTGACCTGGAAGACATCCTGGCCAAGCCGGAGCGGCAGCGCGCGATCGTGCACGACGAGCTCGCCGAGATCGTCGAGAAGCACGGCGACGACCGCCGGACCCGGATCATCCCCGCCGACGGTGACGTCGCCGACGAGGACCTGATCGCCCGCGAGGATGTCGTCGTCACGATCACCGAGACCGGTTACGCCAAACGCACCAAGACCGATCTGTACCGCAGCCAGAAGCGGGGCGGTAAGGGCGTGCAGGGCGCCGGCCTCAAGCAGGACGACATCGTGGCGCACTTCTTCGTCTGTTCGACGCACGACTGGATCCTGTTCTTCACCACGCAGGGCCGGGTGTACCGAGCGAAGGCCTACGACCTGCCGGAGGCGTTGCGCACCGCGCGCGGCCAGCACGTCGCCAACCTGCTGGCCTTCCAGCCCGAGGAGCGCATCGCTCAGGTCATCCAGATCAAGAGCTACGAAGATGCGCCGTATCTGGTGCTGGCCACCCGCAACGGACTGGTCAAGAAGTCCAAGCTGACGGACTTCGACTCGAACCGCTCCGGCGGCATCGTGGCGATCAACCTGCGCGATGGGGACGAGTTGGTCGGCGCGATGTTGTGCTCTGCCGAGGACGACCTGCTGCTGGTGTCGGCCCTCGGACAGTCCATCCGCTTCTCGGCGACCGACGAGGCGCTGCGGCCGATGGGCCGGGCCACCTCCGGTGTGCAGGGTATGCGGTTCAACGCCGAGGACTACCTGCTGTCGCTCAATGTGGTCCGGGAGGGCACCTATCTGCTGGTGGCCACCGCTGGCGGGTATGCCAAGCGGACCGCGATCGAGGAGTACACCACGCAGGGCCGTGGCGGTAAGGGCATTCTGACCGTCCAGTACGACAAACGCCGTGGCCGGCTGGTCGGGGCCCTGATCGTCGACGACGAGAGCGAGCTGTATGCGATCACCTCCGGCGGCGGAGTGATTCGCACCGCGGCGCGGCAGGTTCGCAAGGCCGGACGGCAGACCAAGGGCGTTCGGTTGATGAACTTGGGTGAGGGCGACACACTGATAGCGATTGCGCGGAACGCCGACGAAGAGGCGGCCGACGAGGACTCGGGTAGCTGA